From Micromonospora rhizosphaerae, the proteins below share one genomic window:
- a CDS encoding NYN domain-containing protein, translated as MKTNTRINSELTTRSHRHGGESRRHKLALCQATGLARYRDRHQARQGAKAMLAGSHQFEGSTFACPDCRGYHLEKTYARQPINVGGAIEPAEAFTASLTSRKRRYVLLDIENPTRGARATREEAAGLWNILKLQAPGIAPHDHVVVGASRLVVRKYRAAIHGANVKWVVGADAPDGADRALLAAIDLRRVAAEYDELVIISGDHAFADLARQAKWAGLSVQVVTAEHPKQRSVLSRELAAAADTHTLVRLQPRTPKPENVTPNRRTARLSSQHVHDLPAAA; from the coding sequence GTGAAAACCAACACCCGGATCAACTCCGAACTCACCACCCGCTCGCACCGCCACGGCGGAGAATCTCGTCGGCACAAGCTGGCGCTCTGCCAGGCCACCGGGCTCGCGCGCTACCGCGATCGCCACCAGGCCCGGCAGGGCGCCAAGGCGATGCTCGCCGGCTCCCACCAGTTCGAGGGCAGCACGTTCGCGTGCCCCGACTGCCGCGGGTACCACCTGGAGAAGACCTACGCGCGGCAGCCGATCAATGTTGGTGGCGCAATCGAACCGGCCGAGGCCTTCACCGCGTCGCTGACCTCACGCAAGCGCCGCTACGTGTTGCTCGACATCGAGAACCCGACCCGCGGCGCGAGGGCCACCCGCGAAGAGGCCGCCGGTCTCTGGAACATCCTGAAGCTGCAGGCCCCGGGCATCGCTCCACACGACCACGTCGTGGTCGGCGCCAGCCGCCTCGTCGTCCGCAAGTACCGCGCCGCGATCCATGGTGCAAACGTCAAGTGGGTCGTTGGGGCCGACGCCCCTGACGGGGCCGATCGTGCACTCCTGGCCGCGATCGACCTCCGTCGCGTGGCAGCCGAGTACGACGAACTGGTCATCATTTCTGGCGACCACGCGTTCGCCGATCTCGCCCGCCAGGCGAAGTGGGCCGGCCTCAGCGTCCAGGTCGTGACGGCCGAGCACCCAAAGCAGCGCTCAGTGCTCTCGCGCGAACTGGCTGCCGCCGCAGACACCCACACCCTCGTCCGGCTCCAGCCCCGCACGCCCAAGCCGGAAAACGTCACGCCGAACAGGCGCACCGCGCGTCTCAGCAGTCAGCACGTCCACGATCTGCCCGCCGCGGCCTGA
- a CDS encoding LysM peptidoglycan-binding domain-containing protein codes for MWTAAARAGQRLINAVGLLALLFGVPLAQLRYIGSPLPDHMPTLADVRTALTSREWLTDATYLNGLSVLLWLLWLLFAMSVVIEIWAAARGVRAPRYRLLAPTQGLAAALIAGITASIVVAAPAASLTASLTSPPAHASPAAALVVHADTPHHTTAPTTSVAGSVGVSATPAFRPVGTVTLLIAGKPVEHTVTRGESLWRIADKYLGDGNRWTEIWQLNKGRYWPHISGRTTFNDPDLIFPGWVLTMPSTSTPTATALPDNPVTQNPPSTSTAPPTIDPTTGPTTTAPTPPAAAPGASAAAGPETSVSSPARGDDGVFVPPSATVTASPSAAAPGPVVPTTTPGPSTVRTSDATPRPGIRDDRSSNSSPEWVIIAGGAMGAGLAAGLIYAVAMVWKRRRHRYRPTPITSPDLRDADLTPPLAALTRLRQGVRRAAPHLLDRSPDRGPTVREYIAAEVKPPLPPSGPSGTELAGVGALPVTTGLGLDGPAALDAARALLVATLTSGSADDPDAQGCAITPASTLATLLGVAAVDLNAMHRLTVAPTFAAALTLLEEEIIRRSRIIADQEAATVFAVREECTFGEPLPQLLLIADVPDESWHTRLATAIRLGKNVDIGTALIGVWPEGTTLTVASDGTTEGGDGERVAVLDTAATTDIMTMLAEAHGDAEPPTGRPVPAPARTQRVTATPVSDDGASAETERLGTAPQPAEPRTESGTAPNDAAEPTQGGAGRRVHARVLGVPAILGTDGKPVRGLRAKSLELFVYLVVHRGGAGLDDIMEAIWPDVTVSRAADRLSTCVANLRTTIRSVAQTGTEPSDDAPKIEPVVNTGGHYHLNSNLLQVDWWTIQDAYARVATAADDDTRLAHLRTAIAAASGGLADGSGYEWIDTDRENARRRLVKIYAQAAGLQADSDPAAALALYDTARALDPLSDELARRAMRTAARLGDAAGVRERLTALHRELDDAGIDIDPDTEELATSLLRDLANP; via the coding sequence ATGTGGACAGCAGCCGCCCGCGCCGGTCAGCGGCTCATCAACGCCGTCGGCCTGCTCGCCCTGCTGTTCGGCGTCCCCCTCGCGCAGCTGCGCTACATCGGCTCGCCCCTGCCCGACCATATGCCCACCCTGGCCGACGTCCGCACGGCCTTGACCAGCCGGGAGTGGCTCACCGACGCCACCTACCTCAACGGGCTCTCCGTCCTGCTGTGGCTGCTGTGGCTGTTGTTCGCGATGTCCGTCGTCATCGAAATCTGGGCCGCTGCCCGTGGCGTACGGGCACCCCGTTACCGGCTCCTCGCACCCACCCAGGGCCTGGCCGCCGCGCTCATCGCCGGGATCACCGCCAGCATCGTCGTCGCCGCACCCGCAGCATCACTGACCGCCTCGCTCACCAGCCCGCCCGCCCACGCCTCACCGGCCGCGGCGCTCGTCGTACACGCCGACACCCCGCACCACACCACTGCGCCGACGACCTCGGTTGCGGGTTCGGTCGGCGTGTCGGCCACGCCCGCGTTCAGACCGGTCGGCACGGTCACATTGCTGATCGCCGGCAAACCGGTCGAGCACACGGTTACCCGCGGCGAGTCGCTGTGGCGCATCGCCGACAAGTACCTCGGCGACGGCAACCGATGGACCGAGATCTGGCAACTGAACAAGGGCCGGTACTGGCCCCACATCTCCGGCCGCACCACCTTCAACGACCCCGACCTGATCTTCCCCGGGTGGGTGCTGACCATGCCGTCCACCAGCACACCGACTGCGACCGCACTACCGGACAACCCGGTTACCCAGAACCCGCCCAGCACATCCACCGCGCCACCGACGATAGATCCAACGACCGGACCGACAACGACCGCACCCACTCCACCAGCGGCGGCGCCGGGTGCGTCGGCCGCCGCCGGGCCCGAGACTTCGGTGAGCTCACCTGCACGCGGCGACGATGGGGTCTTCGTACCGCCCTCGGCGACGGTGACCGCCTCGCCGTCAGCCGCCGCACCTGGGCCGGTGGTCCCGACGACCACACCGGGCCCGTCCACCGTCCGCACCAGCGACGCGACACCCCGGCCGGGTATCCGCGACGACAGATCCTCGAACTCGTCGCCGGAATGGGTCATCATCGCCGGCGGCGCGATGGGTGCTGGGCTCGCCGCCGGGCTGATCTACGCCGTGGCGATGGTGTGGAAGCGACGCCGTCACCGGTACCGACCCACACCCATCACCAGTCCCGACCTGCGCGATGCGGACCTGACGCCACCCCTCGCGGCGCTGACCCGGCTACGGCAAGGCGTGCGCCGCGCCGCACCGCACCTCCTAGACCGCAGCCCCGACCGCGGTCCAACCGTCCGCGAGTACATCGCGGCGGAGGTCAAGCCGCCATTGCCGCCTAGCGGCCCCAGCGGCACCGAACTGGCCGGCGTCGGCGCACTCCCGGTCACCACCGGGCTCGGCCTGGACGGCCCCGCCGCTCTGGACGCCGCCCGCGCCCTGCTCGTGGCCACCCTCACCTCCGGAAGCGCCGACGACCCGGACGCGCAAGGCTGCGCCATCACCCCGGCCTCGACCCTGGCCACCCTGCTCGGCGTTGCCGCGGTCGACCTCAACGCGATGCACCGACTCACCGTCGCCCCGACCTTCGCGGCGGCGCTCACCCTGCTCGAAGAGGAGATCATCCGCCGCAGCCGGATCATCGCCGACCAAGAGGCCGCTACCGTCTTCGCAGTACGCGAGGAGTGCACGTTCGGCGAACCGCTGCCGCAACTGCTGCTCATCGCCGACGTCCCCGACGAGAGCTGGCACACCCGGCTGGCCACTGCGATCCGACTCGGCAAGAACGTCGACATCGGCACCGCCCTCATCGGCGTCTGGCCCGAAGGCACCACGCTGACCGTCGCCTCCGACGGCACCACCGAGGGCGGCGATGGCGAACGCGTCGCCGTGCTCGACACCGCCGCGACCACCGACATCATGACCATGCTCGCCGAAGCGCACGGCGATGCCGAACCCCCTACCGGCCGGCCCGTGCCCGCACCCGCCCGAACGCAACGGGTGACCGCCACGCCAGTCTCCGACGACGGCGCATCGGCCGAGACCGAACGCCTCGGCACCGCCCCCCAGCCCGCCGAGCCGCGAACCGAGTCAGGTACGGCCCCGAACGACGCAGCAGAGCCGACGCAGGGCGGCGCCGGTAGGCGCGTTCACGCCCGCGTGCTCGGCGTACCCGCGATCCTCGGCACCGACGGCAAGCCCGTACGCGGCCTGCGCGCCAAGAGCCTGGAACTGTTCGTGTACCTGGTCGTCCACCGCGGCGGCGCCGGCCTCGACGACATCATGGAGGCGATCTGGCCGGACGTGACCGTCTCCCGCGCCGCGGACCGCCTCTCCACCTGCGTGGCCAACCTCCGCACCACCATCCGCTCGGTCGCCCAAACCGGCACCGAACCCAGCGACGACGCACCCAAGATCGAACCAGTGGTCAATACTGGTGGCCACTACCACCTCAACTCGAACCTGCTGCAGGTCGACTGGTGGACCATCCAAGACGCCTACGCCCGAGTCGCCACCGCGGCCGACGACGACACCCGTCTCGCCCACCTGCGTACCGCGATCGCCGCCGCCAGCGGCGGGCTGGCCGACGGCAGCGGCTACGAGTGGATCGACACCGACCGCGAGAATGCTCGACGCCGCCTCGTGAAGATCTATGCCCAGGCCGCGGGCCTGCAGGCCGACAGCGACCCGGCCGCCGCGCTCGCCCTCTACGACACCGCCCGCGCGCTCGACCCGCTCTCCGACGAACTAGCCCGCCGGGCGATGCGTACCGCCGCGCGGCTCGGCGACGCCGCCGGCGTACGGGAACGCCTCACCGCGCTGCACCGCGAACTCGACGACGCCGGCATCGACATCGACCCGGACACCGAGGAACTCGCCACCAGCCTGCTCCGCGATCTGGCGAACCCATGA
- a CDS encoding pilus assembly protein TadG-related protein → MTSRRLRTALRPAAGRDRGSATAFGLFLILVVLVLAGAILEGGNAMSARGHATDIAQQAARAGANQLNLGALRQNGVVQIDPAAAQAAATAFLNQMGEQGSVTATAEEVRVTVTVTRPGILVPILGLDTLTVHATATAAPITG, encoded by the coding sequence ATGACCTCTCGTCGACTACGGACAGCGCTGCGACCTGCAGCGGGTAGAGACCGTGGCTCCGCCACCGCCTTCGGTCTTTTCCTCATCCTCGTCGTACTCGTCCTCGCCGGAGCCATCCTCGAAGGCGGCAACGCCATGAGCGCACGGGGCCACGCCACCGACATCGCCCAGCAGGCCGCCCGCGCCGGCGCCAACCAGCTCAACCTCGGCGCGCTGCGCCAGAACGGCGTGGTCCAGATCGACCCCGCCGCCGCACAGGCCGCAGCCACCGCCTTCCTCAACCAAATGGGCGAGCAGGGCAGCGTCACCGCAACCGCAGAGGAGGTCCGCGTCACTGTCACCGTCACCCGACCCGGGATCCTCGTGCCGATCCTCGGCCTCGACACACTCACCGTCCACGCCACCGCCACCGCCGCACCCATCACCGGATAG
- a CDS encoding ATP-binding protein has translation MMIAMAHEPGLELTKDLSDALSSVLGAAPTTPAPVVVLAAYLDSLAKGYGLSESLELDVGLLERVDLPASAVALINHYLASGGASLDEDSLRDRLYSVFADLSQDRRARSILNKSQPLSELGLLHLGQIYWNLEATQARPKLPIRPGQVVTVAGKQVRADIKAPNANKDFATMKWAARVNEQGPYKSSGQGFRKQGARLAVLAAEHIIKCNPQRPPTLVGAALQLTPSDRGEHRISSIIWREDEPGLATPATIGADRHRRGLDAGKQGAPDHRSVVEHSFARLKLASAFEGREPELDELVEFCTTDDEQRLLVVGERYSGKSALMAEFFVNAEASDAVRLGYFVPPNQRQDARSEAMVRHLVRQAYLLTTGEELHTDSSNPGRLRELLATCVGQARQDGRNVVLIVDGIDEDVSNRLQEQTMMSVLGELSVPRLKVIVSAWSDRIPEAAAGWRQLPVRRTEYVAECLKQMEAELESLFDQAPTRGILQYLTFGFGAFQADELAQLTGGSVRAIRKTLTGSEERVFSAVREPGEADGWAFAHPKYAEVARALFDESAGGWPAGELTSAAAVSAETETEIRVEAWAGSFRNAGWPTETPRYLLTSYPESLAERGDLARLCGLLFDPGYLRAVAGRFGPANPIPFLVDQAMPLALRAAETGGSTASLESIAKLVTVRDNYQVTADTLPLVLLEAVGRVEGPVAAKGLATHIVGRNIDYDPGEVSGRSGPFEPLSSSAAQTISALVGAGLTDMAKEYTVTRDDPDVRRAYVRALLHQGDQAGATEAARAWQSSMEDAAKDHQSALGDLSALMERALGRLVEGEMEDAAKDDPSTLGALMESVLALLAEGGDETRALAPSLVGVRDGFRNRSRCVRLFREAGDHVGASGLAMRLLGEYRTVEHVGGVVALDVAEALVWGGHVQEAWELIRTIPEVVGELATTLLGRPGIAEHPFLFPGPRILDLLKMVPTLPLIEAFLATGNHASARQFLAEHVQGKEYVQIHAALMVKAGMPDEAFTAIDTLDTLPDNTRGLEVSRPFMVTQHKVVLLALLACEHPESGAASRAVDQIKKLVADSHPEAQPVLLSQLALAMIALRRDDEFDSIAEQLEDPGDVLLHGVETAARRGDLQAVLRYVHHQQWMNPRTSVKNRIPALALAAICHLEANDPQQARKALGQALTLAASPAVATRVRRQGIVDAGVGREFDWEHMLRQGIKTGLETVRAAAYWLENPEEHLDALAAAIVAAMKLWKSSQGIGDRDEDGQNGPPGELPESGLDPLEAAIGGRAPVSWGGWPQVFAALADATNRAGDEGAAAGLATLALRAALVQRQHDDPGRPSPPVVLGYLLIDLVRLVGELEPDGIRQTQKALEDSPQRLRLAFAPFAPPREFSALWAAAESMSRAAIGQRDDARALVTEASSAVATAKSTDALSKAHEGALALCVETLAFLGEPDLAAPLLGYISDASVAAQANLCLADGYLDKGDTVAAFQYASRGLSDCLDPRILRRVDPDLVPKIAGFEDQLWKANSGRSLD, from the coding sequence ATGATGATCGCCATGGCGCACGAACCCGGACTTGAGCTCACGAAGGATCTCTCCGATGCGCTCAGCTCGGTCCTGGGTGCCGCGCCCACAACACCCGCGCCGGTCGTTGTCCTGGCGGCGTACCTGGACTCGCTGGCGAAGGGTTACGGGCTGTCGGAGAGCCTGGAGCTTGATGTGGGCCTACTTGAGCGGGTCGACCTTCCAGCGTCGGCTGTCGCGCTGATCAACCACTACCTGGCAAGCGGCGGTGCTTCCCTCGACGAGGACTCCCTGCGAGACCGGCTCTACTCCGTCTTCGCGGATCTCTCCCAGGACCGGCGCGCCCGCAGCATTCTCAACAAGAGCCAGCCCTTGAGCGAGTTGGGCCTGCTCCACTTGGGTCAGATCTACTGGAATCTCGAAGCTACCCAGGCACGGCCCAAGCTGCCGATCCGGCCGGGGCAGGTCGTCACTGTTGCGGGAAAGCAGGTTCGTGCTGACATCAAGGCTCCGAACGCGAACAAGGACTTCGCCACAATGAAGTGGGCGGCCCGCGTCAACGAGCAGGGGCCGTACAAGTCGTCAGGACAAGGGTTCCGAAAGCAGGGAGCCCGCCTGGCCGTACTGGCTGCAGAACACATCATCAAGTGCAACCCGCAGCGCCCGCCCACCCTGGTAGGCGCAGCCCTCCAGCTCACCCCATCCGATCGCGGCGAACATCGGATTTCGTCGATCATCTGGCGTGAAGACGAACCAGGCTTGGCGACACCCGCCACGATCGGTGCCGACCGTCATCGGCGTGGGCTCGACGCCGGGAAGCAGGGTGCGCCGGATCATCGATCGGTCGTCGAGCACAGCTTCGCTCGATTGAAGCTGGCTAGCGCGTTCGAGGGCCGCGAACCCGAGTTGGACGAGCTGGTGGAGTTCTGCACTACCGATGACGAGCAACGCTTGCTTGTCGTCGGTGAGCGCTACTCCGGCAAGTCAGCGCTGATGGCGGAGTTCTTCGTGAATGCCGAAGCTTCCGACGCCGTTCGGTTGGGCTACTTCGTGCCGCCAAATCAGCGGCAGGATGCACGATCCGAAGCGATGGTGCGCCACCTGGTCCGCCAGGCCTACCTGCTGACGACAGGCGAGGAGTTGCACACCGACTCCAGCAACCCGGGCAGGCTGAGGGAGCTGCTCGCCACGTGCGTCGGCCAAGCGAGACAGGATGGACGCAACGTTGTCCTGATCGTCGACGGCATCGACGAGGACGTATCGAATCGCCTGCAGGAGCAGACGATGATGAGCGTCCTGGGCGAGCTCTCGGTTCCCAGGCTCAAGGTGATCGTCTCGGCCTGGTCAGACCGGATTCCCGAGGCCGCCGCCGGCTGGCGGCAGCTGCCTGTTCGGCGTACCGAGTACGTCGCCGAATGCCTCAAACAGATGGAGGCCGAACTCGAGAGTCTGTTCGACCAGGCTCCCACCCGGGGGATCCTGCAGTACCTGACGTTCGGATTCGGCGCCTTCCAGGCCGACGAGCTGGCGCAACTCACCGGCGGCAGTGTCCGAGCCATCCGCAAGACGCTGACCGGTTCCGAAGAGCGCGTGTTCAGCGCGGTACGCGAACCCGGCGAAGCAGACGGCTGGGCCTTCGCGCATCCCAAATACGCCGAAGTGGCCCGAGCCTTGTTCGACGAGTCCGCGGGTGGCTGGCCGGCTGGAGAACTGACGTCGGCCGCTGCCGTATCGGCGGAGACTGAGACCGAGATTCGCGTTGAGGCCTGGGCAGGGTCGTTCCGAAACGCCGGGTGGCCAACCGAAACCCCCCGCTACCTGCTCACCAGCTACCCGGAGTCCTTGGCCGAGCGGGGCGACCTGGCCAGACTTTGCGGACTCTTGTTCGACCCTGGCTACCTCCGGGCTGTCGCTGGCAGGTTCGGCCCCGCCAACCCCATCCCCTTCCTCGTTGATCAGGCAATGCCGCTGGCGCTTCGCGCTGCGGAGACCGGCGGGTCCACGGCCAGCCTGGAGAGCATCGCGAAACTGGTAACGGTCCGCGACAACTACCAGGTGACCGCCGACACCCTCCCGCTGGTCCTTCTGGAAGCTGTCGGACGCGTGGAAGGGCCGGTCGCCGCGAAAGGACTCGCCACCCACATCGTCGGACGCAACATCGACTACGACCCCGGCGAGGTGAGCGGCCGATCCGGCCCGTTCGAGCCATTGAGCAGCTCCGCCGCCCAGACCATCAGCGCCCTCGTCGGTGCCGGGTTGACGGACATGGCGAAGGAGTACACCGTCACACGGGATGACCCGGACGTCCGCCGGGCGTACGTCCGAGCGCTCCTCCACCAAGGCGACCAAGCTGGTGCGACCGAGGCGGCCCGCGCCTGGCAAAGCTCGATGGAGGATGCAGCCAAAGACCACCAATCCGCGCTAGGCGACCTCTCCGCACTCATGGAGCGCGCGCTAGGACGCCTGGTGGAAGGCGAGATGGAGGACGCAGCCAAAGACGACCCGTCCACGCTAGGCGCACTCATGGAAAGCGTGCTAGCACTCCTGGCGGAAGGCGGGGACGAGACCCGGGCACTGGCACCCTCCCTAGTGGGTGTGCGCGATGGCTTCCGGAACCGATCCAGATGCGTGAGGCTATTCCGGGAGGCAGGCGATCATGTCGGCGCGTCCGGACTGGCGATGCGGCTTCTCGGGGAGTACCGCACGGTCGAGCACGTCGGCGGGGTTGTGGCGCTGGACGTCGCTGAAGCGCTGGTGTGGGGCGGTCATGTCCAGGAGGCTTGGGAACTGATCCGTACCATCCCGGAGGTTGTCGGCGAGCTGGCCACCACCCTTCTAGGCCGACCGGGCATCGCCGAGCACCCTTTCTTATTTCCGGGACCGAGAATCCTTGACTTGCTCAAGATGGTCCCAACGCTGCCCCTCATCGAAGCCTTCCTCGCCACCGGAAACCACGCCAGCGCGCGCCAGTTCCTGGCGGAGCACGTCCAGGGGAAGGAGTACGTGCAGATTCATGCCGCGCTCATGGTGAAAGCCGGCATGCCAGACGAAGCATTCACTGCCATCGACACCCTCGACACACTTCCAGACAACACCCGCGGACTTGAAGTGTCGCGGCCCTTCATGGTCACGCAGCACAAAGTCGTGCTGTTGGCCCTCCTCGCCTGCGAGCATCCCGAATCGGGAGCGGCTTCCCGAGCAGTGGACCAAATCAAGAAGCTGGTTGCCGACTCCCACCCGGAGGCCCAGCCCGTGCTGCTGAGCCAGCTTGCACTGGCCATGATTGCACTACGCCGCGATGATGAATTCGATTCGATCGCGGAGCAACTGGAAGACCCGGGCGATGTGCTTCTTCACGGAGTGGAAACCGCGGCCCGGCGTGGCGACCTCCAGGCCGTGCTGCGTTACGTCCACCACCAGCAATGGATGAACCCACGCACCTCTGTGAAGAACCGGATACCGGCGCTTGCCCTCGCGGCGATCTGTCACCTCGAGGCCAACGACCCGCAACAGGCCCGAAAGGCACTGGGCCAAGCCCTCACCCTCGCCGCAAGCCCGGCAGTGGCGACGAGGGTACGCCGTCAGGGAATCGTGGATGCAGGGGTGGGTCGTGAGTTCGACTGGGAGCACATGCTCCGCCAAGGCATCAAGACGGGACTGGAAACCGTGCGGGCCGCCGCGTACTGGCTAGAGAACCCGGAGGAACACCTCGACGCGCTAGCGGCTGCAATCGTTGCCGCGATGAAGCTCTGGAAAAGCTCGCAGGGAATTGGTGACCGCGATGAGGACGGCCAGAATGGCCCACCGGGCGAACTGCCGGAATCCGGTCTTGACCCGCTAGAGGCGGCCATAGGCGGCCGTGCGCCAGTCAGTTGGGGGGGCTGGCCGCAGGTCTTCGCGGCGCTGGCCGACGCCACGAACAGAGCTGGCGATGAGGGGGCCGCGGCAGGACTTGCCACCCTTGCTCTTCGCGCGGCGCTCGTGCAAAGACAGCACGACGACCCGGGAAGGCCAAGTCCCCCGGTTGTGCTTGGTTACCTGCTCATCGATCTCGTGCGCTTGGTAGGGGAACTAGAACCGGACGGGATACGCCAGACTCAGAAAGCCCTCGAGGACTCCCCCCAACGCCTGCGGCTGGCCTTCGCCCCTTTCGCGCCACCTCGTGAGTTTTCCGCCCTGTGGGCTGCCGCGGAATCAATGTCGCGGGCGGCGATCGGCCAGCGAGACGACGCCCGCGCGCTCGTCACCGAGGCCAGCAGCGCAGTCGCGACAGCCAAGTCGACAGATGCTCTTTCCAAGGCGCACGAGGGCGCTCTTGCGCTCTGTGTGGAGACCCTGGCGTTCTTGGGCGAGCCAGACCTAGCCGCCCCACTACTGGGCTACATCTCGGACGCCTCGGTCGCGGCCCAGGCAAATCTCTGCCTCGCCGATGGCTATCTTGACAAGGGCGACACCGTGGCGGCTTTCCAGTACGCCTCCCGTGGGCTTAGCGACTGCCTCGATCCGAGGATTCTGCGCCGTGTCGACCCAGATCTCGTCCCCAAGATCGCCGGATTCGAGGACCAGCTCTGGAAAGCCAACTCCGGCCGGTCCCTCGACTGA